In Chaetodon trifascialis isolate fChaTrf1 chromosome 6, fChaTrf1.hap1, whole genome shotgun sequence, one DNA window encodes the following:
- the LOC139332953 gene encoding sperm-associated microtubule inner protein 10-like, which produces MTTAAGSSHQNERSSHIPTFSGRHPMIPKLYVMPWKQDMKNQRLLMKNAALAGIPVVPLEESLCFCGRERLCHTQDSTSSSSSSSCSSAPLSQTGLPAHHSSHFSRYNSSVVATRRLYQT; this is translated from the exons ATGACCACTGCAGCAGGGAGCTCTCACCAAAATGA GCGATCCTCCCACATCCCAACGTTCTCAGGACGACATCCCATGATACCCAAACTGTATGTGATGCCATGGAAACAGGACATGAAGAACCAGAGGCTCCTGATGAAG aacgCAGCTCTGGCAGGGATCCCTGTGGTTCCTCTCGAggagtctttgtgtttttgtggtcgGGAGCGTCTCTGCCACACTCAggactccacctcctcatcctcctcttcctcttgttccTCGGCTCCTCTCAGCCAGACAGGACTGCCAGCTCATCACTCCTCCCACTTCTCCAG GTACAACAGCTCTGTGGTGGCGACCAGGCGCCTCTACCAAACATGA